A genomic region of Papaver somniferum cultivar HN1 chromosome 7, ASM357369v1, whole genome shotgun sequence contains the following coding sequences:
- the LOC113293410 gene encoding G patch domain-containing protein 11-like, with the protein MNMGEASYSSATAINSTNIGFQLLKKSGWKEGTGLGASEQGRLDPIYVHVKNDKAGLGGDTIEKKVKLLTKNSASRWKSEIADNSYKEQPVIMGDRFGACNSTSINSSNIGFQLLKKCGWKEGTGLGVSEQGMLEPIEGHIKNDKSGVGLEKVNIKLVERPASKGKRQTEPSQTQKQTKKASKRMKKMLEEEKRSQEKGFEIAFFREFWPDNV; encoded by the exons ATGAACATGGGAGAAGCATCGTATTCTTCAGCAACCGCCATTAATTCCACTAACATTGGGTTCCAG CTATTAAAGAAGAGTGGATGGAAAGAAGGAACTGGACTCGGTGCTTCAGAACAg GGAAGGCTAGATCCAATCTACGTGCATGTAAAGAATGACAAGGCAGGCCTTGGTGGGGATACAATAGAGAAGAAAGTGAAGCTGCTTACAAAAAATTCGGCCTCGAGATGGAAAAGTGAAATT GCTGATAATAGTTATAAGGAGCAACCTGTAAtaatgggagacagatttggtgCATGTAATTCAACCTCCATCAACTCCAGTAACATAGGGTTTCAG CTTTTGAAGAAGTGTGGATGGAAAGAAGGGACTGGTCTTGGTGTTTCAGAGCAG GGAATGTTGGAACCAATAGAAGGGCATATAAAGAACGACAAGTCTGGTGTTGGTTTGGAGAAAGTAAACATTAAGTTGGTGGAACGTCCTGCCTCTAAAGGGAAACGTCAAACT GAGCCTTCGCAAACTCAGAAGCAAACCAAAAAAGCCTCCAAAAGGATGAAGaaaatgttggaagaagaaaaacgCTCTCAAGAAAAGGGTTTCGAAATAGCCTTTTTCAGAGAGTTCTGGCCTGATAATGTCTAA
- the LOC113293411 gene encoding peroxidase P7-like, whose product MAAIHVKLFTLFSFLALLFSSSHGQLSTNFYATTCPNLTTIVRGAMTQALNTDSRIAASFLRLFFHDCFVNGCDASILLDDTATFTGEKNAGPNAGTARGYEVIDTIKSQVEASCSGVVSCADILALATRDGVVLQNGQSWTVPLGRKDARTASQSAANSQLPGPSSTLAQLITSFSNKGFTAAEMTVLSGSHTIGQAGCASFRNRIYNQANIDPAFATTRRANCPSTSGSGDRNLAPLDVQTPVRFENAYFQNLVAQRGLLNSDQVLFNNGSQDALVRTYSQNNARFLTDFAAAMVKMGNLSPASGTVTEIRRNCRRTN is encoded by the exons ATGGCTGCCATTCATGTTAAGCTTTTCACTTTATTCTCTTTTCTTGCTTTGCTTTTCTCTTCATCCCATGGACAGTTATCCACAAACTTCTATGCTACAACTTGCCCAAACTTAACCACGATTGTGCGTGGTGCCATGACCCAAGCCCTTAACACAGATTCCAGAATAGCTGCCTCTTTCCTTCGCCTATTCTTCCACGATTGCTTTGTTAAT GGTTGTGATGCTTCCATCTTGCTGGACGACACAGCAACgttcactggtgagaagaatgcAGGACCCAACGCAGGAACAGCACGCGGGTATGAAGTGATCGACACAATTAAATCACAGGTTGAAGCAAGTTGCAGTGGAGTTGTATCTTGTGCTGATATACTTGCTCTTGCCACTAGAGATGGTGTCGTTTTG CAAAATGGACAATCATGGACAGTGCCACTAGGAAGAAAAGATGCAAGAACTGCAAGCCAAAGTGCTGCAAACAGCCAGTTACCTGGCCCTTCAAGTACTCTAGCACAATTAATCACTAGTTTTTCGAACAAGGGGTTTACTGCTGCAGAAATGACTGTTCTATCCGGTTCTCACACCATAGGTCAAGCTGGTTGCGCAAGTTTCCGAAACCGTATTTACAATCAAGCAAACATTGATCCAGCTTTTGCCACCACCCGCAGGGCAAACTGCCCTTCCACTAGCGGCAGCGGTGATCGAAATTTGGCTCCACTTGATGTCCAAACTCCAGTCCGATTTGAGAACGCTTACTTCCAAAACTTGGTGGCTCAGCGAGGGCTACTAAATTCGGACCAAGTCTTGTTCAATAATGGATCACAAGATGCATTGGTTCGAACATACAGTCAAAACAATGCTAGGTTTCTGACTGATTTCGCAGCAGCAATGGTAAAGATGGGAAATCTTAGTCCAGCTTCAGGCACTGTTACAGAGATTAGAAGGAATTGCAGGAGAACTAACTAA
- the LOC113296033 gene encoding putative protein TPRXL gives MSSDFSTPSPTLPLLPSSPPPLKFNSFSDRRPEKLDSLSIPRTKSWQELVSSVFSPTKSWQEFVSSYGGGGGGSQRQDSPLQSISNSPVSPLTPSYVAPSLGSPSPVSPPPPPRKPSPFSTPTKSRKGLISSASSTQLSSPTTEGASANSPSCAFCIECGGGSKRKSSPLLLSPSSGAKGNGGGSSTPPSAAAVS, from the coding sequence ATGTCTTCTGATTTTTCAACACCATCACCAACATTACCCCttttaccatcatcaccaccaccattaaaatTTAATTCATTTTCTGATCGGCGACCAGAAAAGCTTGATTCTTTATCAATCCCCCGTACAAAATCTTGGCAAGAACTCGTCTCTTCTGTTTTTTCCCCTACAAAATCTTGGCAAGAATTCGTCTCTtcttatggtggtggtggtggtgggtctCAAAGACAAGATTCACCATTACAATCAATCTCAAATTCACCTGTCTCACCATTAACTCCTTCATATGTTGCACCATCATTAGGATCTCCTTCTCCtgtttcaccaccaccaccaccaagaaAGCCTAGTCCTTTTTCAACCCCCACAAAATCTAGGAAAGGGTTAATCTCGTCTGCTTCATCAACACAATTAAGCAGTCCAACCACAGAAGGGGCATCAGCAAATAGTCCTAGCTGTGCTTTTTGTATTGAATGTGGTGGTGGGTCTAAAAGAAAAAGTTCCCCACTGTTATTATCACCATCGTCAGGAGCAAAGGGGAATGGAGGTGGTTCTAGTACTCCTCCCAGCGCAGCTGCTGTAAGTTAA